Proteins from a genomic interval of Bifidobacterium longum subsp. infantis ATCC 15697 = JCM 1222 = DSM 20088:
- a CDS encoding cold-shock protein encodes MAQGTVKFFLAKKGFGFIQPDDGGEDVFVHYAEIKDDGSTNKFKMLYEGDRVEYTPASSGKGTQAKDVVKLSSGEARSE; translated from the coding sequence ATGGCACAAGGTACCGTGAAGTTCTTCCTTGCCAAGAAGGGGTTCGGGTTTATCCAGCCGGACGACGGCGGCGAGGACGTTTTCGTGCACTACGCGGAAATCAAGGACGACGGCAGCACCAATAAGTTCAAGATGCTGTACGAAGGCGATCGCGTGGAGTATACGCCCGCTTCGTCCGGCAAAGGCACGCAGGCAAAGGATGTTGTCAAGCTGTCTTCGGGTGAAGCCCGCTCCGAGTGA
- a CDS encoding TPM domain-containing protein, whose amino-acid sequence MWITANAYGDNSGDSSDSSSSSTDSGVTITENITDTENLLGSHAAKVTDAIAKTEKETGVHVHLLYLSSFNSQQKPEDWAATVMESMNPKPNTVMLAVASNDGNLVVVVSKNSDKWLLDNKTVDKLSEAAQQPLLENPPSWSGAATAMMDQIVKSKKASTSSSTVTVGIIIMGVVLVALVIIIVVMVVIRRRKEIKKDSKAELQDDIQETPRRARHSRRHE is encoded by the coding sequence ATGTGGATAACCGCAAATGCCTATGGGGATAACTCGGGCGACAGCTCTGACAGCTCCAGCAGCAGCACCGACAGCGGCGTGACCATCACCGAGAACATCACGGATACGGAAAATCTCCTGGGCTCCCATGCGGCCAAAGTCACGGATGCCATCGCCAAAACCGAGAAGGAAACCGGTGTACACGTGCATCTGCTGTATCTTTCCAGTTTCAATAGTCAACAGAAACCGGAAGACTGGGCGGCAACCGTGATGGAGTCCATGAATCCCAAGCCGAACACAGTGATGCTTGCCGTGGCCTCGAATGACGGCAACCTGGTGGTCGTCGTGTCCAAGAACTCCGATAAGTGGCTTCTCGATAACAAAACCGTCGATAAGCTATCCGAAGCCGCACAGCAGCCGTTACTGGAAAACCCACCGAGCTGGTCTGGCGCGGCAACGGCAATGATGGATCAAATCGTGAAATCCAAAAAAGCCTCCACCTCATCGTCCACGGTGACCGTAGGCATAATCATCATGGGTGTGGTGTTGGTGGCGCTGGTCATCATCATCGTGGTCATGGTGGTGATTCGTCGGCGCAAGGAGATCAAGAAGGATTCCAAGGCCGAACTCCAAGATGACATTCAGGAAACGCCCAGAAGAGCACGACACTCTAGAAGGCATGAGTAA
- a CDS encoding cold-shock protein has protein sequence MPTGRVRWFDAAKGYGFITSEEGKDVFLPAQALPTGATTLRKGAKVEYSVVDGRRGPQAMDVRLIASAPSLVKATRPKADDMAAICEDLIKMLDAAGNTLRRHRYPSAADSKKLATLLRAVADQFDVQD, from the coding sequence ATGCCCACCGGTCGAGTTCGTTGGTTTGACGCAGCCAAGGGTTATGGCTTCATCACCAGTGAGGAAGGCAAGGACGTGTTCCTGCCGGCTCAGGCCCTACCCACTGGCGCCACCACGTTGCGCAAGGGGGCCAAGGTGGAGTATTCCGTGGTGGACGGCCGTCGTGGGCCGCAGGCCATGGATGTTCGCCTGATCGCCTCCGCTCCCAGCTTGGTCAAGGCCACCCGCCCGAAGGCGGATGACATGGCCGCCATCTGCGAGGACCTCATCAAGATGCTTGATGCGGCTGGCAATACGTTGCGCCGTCACCGTTACCCATCTGCTGCCGACAGCAAAAAGCTGGCCACGTTGCTGCGTGCGGTGGCGGATCAATTCGATGTACAGGACTGA
- a CDS encoding WXG100 family type VII secretion target produces MPQYQVDSERIQSSSAAVATSISQIRQAVGGMYTNLNALQDAWRGSAATQFTAVAEQWRAAQQQMEASLESIQRSLTQASTVYADAEIQASRLFAS; encoded by the coding sequence ATGCCCCAATATCAGGTAGATTCCGAGCGAATCCAATCATCCTCGGCCGCAGTGGCCACTTCGATCTCGCAAATCAGGCAGGCCGTGGGCGGCATGTACACCAATCTCAATGCCTTGCAGGACGCATGGCGAGGTTCGGCGGCCACCCAGTTCACCGCGGTAGCCGAACAGTGGCGTGCGGCCCAACAGCAGATGGAGGCCTCACTCGAGTCCATCCAACGCTCGCTGACGCAAGCCTCCACCGTGTACGCTGACGCCGAAATCCAAGCTTCGCGCCTGTTTGCCAGCTAG
- a CDS encoding universal stress protein has product MSEATTKPDIVVGVDGSDESFAALKWALEEASLTGQSVNAVFGWTHSWDMGSEPDSDEAWAKVRHDIANELRVWVDKAAAGIDFDPANLKLTSVKASGTSALLQIGHDAQQIVVGRRSLSRVARWFMGSLSASLAEAAEVPVTVVRIAGSEDETVTDAIANALTPGDQPVHYTQPQPVVEVARRPVVVGVDGSETSRRAFDFALEEARLHDTPLHVMFCWQLKDLGVIPGYENAVAPVKVGQRRAEEILSDLMAKARIPDGVKVSANAFHIPASKGLIAASRYASHLVVGSRGLSGLDAHFLGSVSRQIMNFAECTVTVVH; this is encoded by the coding sequence ATGAGTGAAGCGACAACCAAGCCCGACATCGTTGTCGGCGTGGATGGTTCCGATGAATCCTTTGCCGCGCTGAAGTGGGCGCTTGAGGAGGCTTCGTTAACCGGTCAGAGCGTCAACGCCGTGTTTGGCTGGACGCATTCCTGGGATATGGGGTCCGAACCGGACAGCGACGAGGCCTGGGCCAAGGTCCGCCACGATATTGCCAACGAGCTGCGTGTGTGGGTCGACAAGGCCGCTGCAGGCATCGACTTCGATCCGGCGAATCTGAAGCTCACCTCGGTGAAGGCCTCCGGCACTTCGGCCCTGCTGCAGATCGGCCATGATGCGCAGCAGATCGTGGTCGGCCGCCGCTCGCTGAGCCGTGTGGCCCGCTGGTTCATGGGGTCCCTGTCCGCTTCGCTGGCCGAGGCCGCCGAAGTGCCGGTGACCGTGGTGCGCATCGCCGGCAGCGAGGATGAGACCGTGACCGATGCCATCGCCAATGCCCTGACGCCAGGAGACCAGCCGGTCCACTACACGCAGCCACAGCCCGTGGTCGAGGTGGCTCGCCGCCCGGTGGTGGTTGGTGTGGATGGTTCCGAGACTTCCCGCCGCGCGTTCGACTTCGCGCTGGAAGAGGCACGACTGCACGACACGCCGCTGCATGTGATGTTCTGCTGGCAGCTCAAGGATTTGGGCGTTATTCCGGGCTATGAGAACGCCGTGGCACCGGTGAAGGTCGGTCAGCGCCGCGCCGAGGAGATTCTCTCTGACCTGATGGCCAAGGCCCGGATTCCCGATGGCGTCAAGGTCAGCGCGAATGCCTTCCATATTCCCGCGTCCAAGGGGCTGATCGCGGCATCGCGGTACGCCAGCCATCTGGTGGTCGGCTCGCGTGGCCTGTCCGGCCTGGACGCGCACTTCCTGGGATCGGTGTCCCGCCAGATCATGAACTTCGCCGAATGCACGGTGACCGTGGTGCACTGA
- the groL gene encoding chaperonin GroEL (60 kDa chaperone family; promotes refolding of misfolded polypeptides especially under stressful conditions; forms two stacked rings of heptamers to form a barrel-shaped 14mer; ends can be capped by GroES; misfolded proteins enter the barrel where they are refolded when GroES binds) — protein MAKIISYDEEARQGMLEGLDKLANTVKVTLGPKGRNVVLDKTYGAPTITNDGVSIAKEIDLEDPYERIGAELVKEVAKKTDDVAGDGTTTATVLAQSLVHEGLKNVVAGSNPIALRRGIEKATEVIVKELVAAAKDVETKDQIAATATISAADPEVGEKIAEALDKVGQDGVVTVEDNNRFGLDLDFTEGMRFDKGYIAPYFVTNADDQTAVLEDPYILLTSGKVSSQQDIVHVAELVMKTGKPLLIIAEDVDGEALPTLILNNIRGTFKSCAVKAPGFGDRRKAMLQDMAILTGAQVVSDELGLKLESVDTSVLGHAKKVIVSKDETTIVQGAGSKEDIDARVAQIRAEIENTDSDYDREKLQERLAKLAGGVAVIKVGAATEVEAKERKHRIEDAVRNAKAAIEEGLLPGGGVALVQAAAKAEKAEAVTSLTGEEATGAAIVFRAIEAPIKQIAENAGVSGDVVINTVRSLPDGEGFNAATDTYEDLLAAGVTDPVKVTRSALQNAASIAGLFLTTEAVVANKPEPKPAAPAAGADMGY, from the coding sequence ATGGCAAAGATCATCTCTTATGATGAGGAAGCCCGTCAGGGCATGCTGGAGGGCCTTGACAAGCTCGCCAACACCGTCAAGGTCACCTTGGGCCCGAAGGGCCGCAACGTCGTGCTCGACAAGACCTACGGCGCTCCGACCATCACCAACGATGGTGTGTCCATCGCCAAGGAAATCGACCTTGAAGACCCGTACGAGCGCATCGGCGCCGAGCTGGTCAAGGAAGTCGCCAAGAAGACCGACGACGTCGCCGGTGACGGCACCACCACTGCGACCGTGCTTGCTCAGTCCCTGGTTCACGAGGGTCTGAAGAACGTGGTCGCCGGCTCCAACCCGATCGCCCTGCGTCGCGGCATCGAGAAGGCCACCGAGGTCATCGTCAAGGAACTCGTCGCTGCCGCCAAGGACGTCGAGACCAAGGACCAGATCGCCGCTACCGCCACCATCTCCGCCGCCGACCCTGAGGTCGGCGAGAAGATCGCTGAGGCTCTGGACAAGGTCGGCCAGGACGGCGTTGTGACCGTTGAAGACAACAACCGCTTCGGCCTGGACCTCGACTTCACCGAGGGCATGCGTTTCGACAAGGGCTACATCGCCCCGTACTTCGTCACCAACGCTGACGACCAGACCGCAGTGCTCGAAGATCCGTACATTCTGCTGACCTCCGGCAAGGTCTCCTCCCAGCAGGACATCGTGCACGTGGCCGAGCTGGTCATGAAGACCGGCAAGCCGCTGCTGATCATCGCTGAGGACGTCGATGGCGAAGCACTGCCGACCCTGATCCTGAACAACATCCGTGGCACCTTCAAGTCCTGCGCCGTCAAGGCCCCGGGCTTTGGCGACCGTCGCAAGGCCATGCTGCAGGATATGGCCATCCTGACCGGTGCTCAGGTTGTCTCCGACGAACTGGGCCTGAAGCTCGAGTCCGTCGACACCTCCGTGCTCGGCCATGCCAAGAAGGTCATCGTCTCCAAGGACGAGACCACCATCGTTCAGGGCGCTGGCTCCAAGGAAGACATCGACGCTCGCGTGGCCCAGATCCGCGCTGAGATCGAGAACACCGACTCCGATTACGACCGTGAGAAGCTGCAGGAGCGTCTGGCCAAGCTGGCCGGCGGCGTGGCTGTCATCAAGGTCGGCGCTGCCACCGAGGTTGAGGCCAAGGAGCGCAAGCACCGCATCGAAGATGCCGTGCGTAACGCCAAGGCCGCCATCGAGGAAGGCCTGCTGCCCGGCGGTGGCGTGGCCCTCGTTCAGGCTGCTGCCAAGGCCGAGAAGGCTGAGGCCGTCACCTCCCTGACCGGCGAAGAGGCTACCGGTGCCGCCATCGTGTTCCGCGCCATCGAGGCCCCGATCAAGCAGATCGCCGAGAACGCCGGCGTGTCCGGTGACGTGGTCATCAACACCGTCCGCTCCCTGCCTGATGGCGAAGGCTTCAACGCCGCCACCGACACCTACGAAGACCTGCTGGCCGCCGGTGTGACCGACCCGGTCAAGGTGACCCGCTCCGCTCTGCAGAACGCCGCCTCCATCGCTGGTCTGTTCCTGACCACCGAGGCCGTCGTTGCCAACAAGCCAGAGCCGAAGCCTGCTGCCCCGGCCGCCGGTGCCGACATGGGCTACTGA
- a CDS encoding LytR C-terminal domain-containing protein, with protein sequence MARDTMTYESYEPDSFDNPPKGPVGVHRGARSVVARLCPFIVVILVAALCGVGAWAWISGGYKNVIGGSSQTATTSKSDSSSKAETKNSTKDDSSSTSADSSKDSTSDSAKSDTDSDTTSSNENQNSDQQSQQSGATATVNKATQVRVVNATGIQGYAGQQADVLQTAGYTSVEATNPRGTLPASSVVWYQNEADKATAEDVATTLGISAVEQVQGLAVPITVVLLN encoded by the coding sequence ATGGCACGCGACACGATGACCTACGAATCCTATGAACCGGATTCCTTCGACAATCCTCCGAAGGGGCCGGTGGGAGTTCACCGTGGCGCTCGTTCGGTAGTGGCCCGCCTCTGCCCGTTCATCGTCGTTATTCTGGTGGCCGCACTGTGCGGTGTCGGGGCCTGGGCATGGATTTCCGGGGGATACAAGAATGTAATAGGAGGATCGTCCCAGACGGCGACCACGTCCAAGTCCGATTCGTCCAGCAAGGCTGAGACCAAGAACAGCACCAAGGATGATTCCTCGTCCACTTCGGCCGATTCGTCCAAGGACTCGACTTCGGATTCGGCAAAGTCCGATACCGACAGTGACACGACATCCTCGAATGAGAATCAAAACTCCGATCAGCAGTCTCAGCAGTCCGGAGCCACCGCGACTGTGAATAAGGCCACGCAGGTGCGTGTGGTCAACGCCACAGGAATCCAAGGATATGCAGGTCAGCAGGCCGATGTGCTGCAGACCGCCGGTTACACCAGCGTCGAGGCGACCAATCCGCGCGGCACATTGCCGGCTTCTTCCGTGGTATGGTATCAGAATGAAGCCGATAAAGCCACCGCCGAAGATGTGGCGACCACGCTTGGCATTTCGGCTGTGGAGCAGGTGCAAGGACTCGCCGTTCCCATTACGGTGGTGCTGCTCAACTAG
- a CDS encoding response regulator transcription factor, which produces MSKPIEASIVVVDDEPSIRELLVASLHFAGFEVNTAASGSEAIEVIEKVQPDLIVLDVMLPDIDGFTVTRRIRQEGITAPVLFLTARDDTQDKIMGLTVGGDDYVTKPFSLEEVVARIRAILRRTREQVEDDPIIRVADLEINEDSHDVTRAGQPVDLSPTEYKLLRYLMDNEGRVLSKAQILDHVWQYDWGGDAAIVESYISYLRKKVDGIEVDDGEGGKRKVTPLIETKRGIGYMIREPKN; this is translated from the coding sequence ATGAGTAAGCCTATTGAAGCATCGATTGTTGTTGTCGACGACGAGCCGTCCATCCGAGAACTGCTGGTCGCTTCCCTGCACTTCGCCGGATTCGAGGTAAACACCGCCGCTTCCGGTTCCGAAGCCATTGAGGTTATCGAAAAAGTGCAGCCTGATCTCATCGTGTTGGACGTCATGCTGCCTGACATCGATGGATTCACCGTCACCCGCCGTATCCGCCAGGAAGGCATTACCGCCCCTGTGCTGTTCCTCACCGCTCGTGACGACACCCAAGACAAGATCATGGGCCTGACCGTCGGCGGTGACGATTACGTCACCAAGCCGTTCAGCCTCGAGGAAGTCGTGGCTCGCATCCGCGCCATTCTGCGCCGTACCCGCGAACAGGTGGAAGATGACCCGATTATTCGCGTCGCCGACTTGGAAATCAACGAGGACTCCCACGACGTGACCCGTGCAGGGCAGCCGGTTGACCTGAGCCCTACCGAATACAAGCTGCTGCGCTACCTGATGGACAACGAGGGCCGAGTACTGTCCAAGGCACAGATTCTCGACCATGTCTGGCAATACGACTGGGGCGGCGACGCAGCCATCGTCGAATCGTACATCTCCTACCTGCGCAAGAAAGTCGACGGCATCGAGGTCGACGACGGCGAAGGCGGCAAGCGCAAGGTTACCCCGCTGATTGAAACCAAGCGCGGCATCGGATATATGATTCGCGAACCGAAGAACTAG
- a CDS encoding DUF3027 domain-containing protein, whose amino-acid sequence MTDTTETIVTPDPHAIARAVLLEVADESDQVGDFVTSYDLEDHVTDFRFAANIRGYEGWQWSVTLYHDEEIDSWTVSESSLIPTEGALMPPKWIPWKDRLEPTDLAPTDSIGTDPDDERIEEGEVEESSLQDVNDAVEAFRLTRRHVLTSLGRAQAAKRWYEGPRGPKALSTKTAEGNLCSTCGFFVPLAGELDRMFGVCANKWSPDDGRVVSLDHGCGEHSEIEPPEPSQLWVQSKPAFDDLHIDVVADRPRKQEPAAQDEAEGETDKTGEPAGDDIEAQKTVDGNAVDTEPAEEAAGDGTSQSQSAGDESVAQNASDSVVDVDAADSSDESKSDADDEATEEDILNNTVADDDEDDEMDDEEDNVRPSDDVTPELETVIDLIEQLRQNRADEE is encoded by the coding sequence ATGACTGATACCACCGAAACCATCGTGACACCGGACCCTCACGCCATCGCGCGCGCCGTGCTGCTCGAAGTGGCCGACGAGAGCGATCAGGTGGGGGATTTCGTTACCTCATATGATCTTGAGGATCATGTCACTGACTTCCGCTTCGCCGCGAATATCCGTGGCTACGAAGGATGGCAATGGTCGGTGACGCTGTATCACGACGAGGAGATCGACTCCTGGACCGTCAGCGAATCCTCCTTGATCCCCACTGAGGGCGCGTTGATGCCGCCCAAGTGGATTCCTTGGAAGGATCGCCTTGAGCCCACGGATCTGGCTCCCACCGATTCGATCGGCACCGATCCGGATGACGAGCGCATCGAGGAAGGCGAAGTCGAGGAATCCTCGCTGCAGGATGTCAACGATGCCGTCGAGGCCTTCCGACTGACCCGCCGTCACGTGCTGACCTCGTTGGGGCGTGCGCAGGCTGCCAAGCGCTGGTATGAAGGTCCGCGAGGCCCCAAAGCGTTGAGCACCAAAACCGCCGAAGGCAACCTGTGCTCCACCTGTGGTTTCTTCGTGCCGCTCGCGGGCGAACTCGACCGTATGTTCGGCGTGTGCGCCAATAAGTGGAGTCCGGATGACGGCCGCGTGGTTTCCTTGGACCACGGCTGCGGTGAGCATTCCGAAATCGAACCTCCCGAGCCAAGCCAGCTGTGGGTGCAGTCCAAGCCTGCTTTCGACGATCTGCATATCGACGTGGTGGCCGACCGCCCGCGCAAGCAGGAGCCGGCTGCCCAGGACGAGGCCGAAGGCGAAACCGACAAGACAGGCGAGCCTGCCGGTGATGATATCGAAGCACAGAAGACTGTTGACGGGAACGCCGTCGATACCGAGCCCGCTGAGGAGGCGGCAGGCGATGGGACCTCGCAATCCCAGTCTGCCGGTGATGAGTCCGTTGCACAGAACGCATCCGATTCCGTTGTGGATGTTGATGCAGCTGATTCCAGCGACGAGTCCAAGTCTGATGCTGACGACGAGGCCACCGAAGAGGACATCCTCAACAACACCGTTGCCGATGATGATGAGGATGATGAGATGGACGACGAAGAGGATAACGTTCGTCCTTCAGACGATGTGACTCCTGAACTCGAAACCGTCATCGATCTCATTGAGCAGCTGCGCCAGAACAGGGCGGACGAGGAATAA
- a CDS encoding HAMP domain-containing sensor histidine kinase, with amino-acid sequence MSIPDKQSGGVPPSSTPNAAPNTNPMPAMPPFAAHFQERNERKKNMLMRHIDRISLSSKLVACTIAVLLIGVSVISFSIRALVNNYMLQKTDTQLSSQSQLVVNNIDLLSRNDSSGPNSYFLQIQYTDGTKDKEGNPLVVTPLMPQMQDGIVSVPILPTYGDTSGITLGQAFTTQAVAKQIITVQSDSADSQNDPANGNSNSSDTITKVLANPTVNANHAAIVTARAPWRILPVTFQQNGKDRAVVYIGLSLADQIDTVNTLTRYCIVVGIAVVLLGGSLSTLIIQHTMTPLKRIEKTAAKIAAGDLSQRIPSAPENTEVGSLAASLNSMLARIESSFHEQEETTDKMKRFVSDASHELRTPLAAIHGYAELYKMQRDMPGALERADESIEHIERSSQRMTVLVEDLLSLARLDEGRGIDVTGTVKLSSLVTDAVDDLHALDPDRAVRRMQISLEPARDLNHPAEFNLAEGDWPEVVLPGDASRLRQVVTNIVGNIHRYTPADSPAEAALGVMPAAIDPRQLARMPASDASMRRFIDAAEVGASMQTGYRYAVLRFVDHGPGVPPESRSKIFERFYTADPSRAREKGGTGLGMAIAQSVVKAHHGFICATGTDGGGLTFTVVLPIEQIAAPEPKQSTGKTKDAKQKTSWFSSERKTQATQPKA; translated from the coding sequence ATGAGTATCCCCGATAAGCAGTCAGGCGGCGTACCGCCGAGCAGCACGCCGAACGCCGCCCCGAACACGAATCCCATGCCTGCAATGCCGCCGTTCGCCGCCCATTTCCAAGAGCGGAACGAACGTAAGAAAAACATGCTGATGCGGCATATCGACCGTATCTCGTTGAGCAGCAAGCTGGTGGCCTGCACCATCGCCGTGCTGCTCATCGGCGTGTCGGTGATTTCCTTCTCCATCCGCGCGTTGGTGAACAACTACATGCTGCAGAAAACCGACACCCAGTTAAGCTCGCAAAGCCAGCTGGTGGTCAACAATATCGATCTGCTGTCAAGAAATGACTCATCGGGGCCGAACTCGTACTTTCTGCAGATTCAATATACCGACGGCACCAAAGACAAAGAGGGCAATCCTCTGGTCGTGACCCCGCTGATGCCGCAGATGCAGGACGGTATCGTATCGGTGCCGATTCTTCCTACCTATGGTGATACCAGTGGCATCACGCTCGGCCAGGCATTCACTACGCAGGCAGTGGCCAAGCAGATCATCACGGTGCAGTCCGACAGTGCGGACAGCCAGAACGATCCGGCCAACGGAAACTCCAATTCCTCTGACACCATCACCAAGGTACTGGCCAACCCCACTGTCAATGCCAACCATGCCGCCATCGTCACGGCGAGGGCGCCATGGCGTATTCTGCCGGTGACCTTCCAGCAAAACGGCAAGGACCGGGCCGTGGTGTACATCGGCTTGTCACTGGCCGACCAGATCGACACCGTCAACACACTCACCCGATACTGCATTGTGGTCGGCATCGCCGTGGTGCTGCTCGGCGGCTCCCTGTCCACGCTGATCATCCAGCACACGATGACGCCGCTGAAGCGCATCGAGAAAACCGCTGCAAAGATTGCCGCCGGCGACCTGAGCCAGCGTATTCCTTCCGCGCCGGAAAACACCGAGGTCGGCTCCCTGGCCGCCTCGCTGAACTCCATGCTCGCCCGAATAGAATCCAGTTTCCATGAGCAGGAGGAGACCACCGACAAGATGAAACGGTTCGTCTCCGACGCCAGCCATGAGCTGCGCACCCCGTTGGCCGCCATCCATGGCTATGCGGAGCTGTATAAGATGCAGCGCGATATGCCTGGTGCCTTGGAGCGTGCGGACGAGTCCATCGAACATATCGAACGGTCCAGCCAGCGCATGACGGTTCTTGTTGAGGATCTGCTGTCTTTGGCCCGTCTCGATGAGGGGCGCGGCATCGATGTGACCGGCACGGTGAAACTCTCGTCGCTGGTCACCGACGCCGTCGATGACTTGCATGCGCTCGACCCGGACCGTGCCGTTCGCCGCATGCAGATTTCCCTCGAACCGGCGCGCGATTTGAACCATCCCGCCGAATTCAACCTTGCCGAAGGCGATTGGCCCGAGGTTGTACTGCCCGGCGACGCCTCTCGACTGCGCCAGGTGGTGACCAACATCGTGGGCAACATCCACCGCTACACGCCTGCCGATTCGCCTGCCGAGGCCGCGCTCGGTGTGATGCCGGCCGCCATCGATCCAAGACAGCTCGCTCGCATGCCCGCCAGCGACGCGTCAATGCGGCGGTTCATCGACGCCGCCGAAGTAGGTGCCTCGATGCAGACCGGCTATCGATATGCCGTATTGCGTTTCGTGGACCATGGCCCCGGCGTGCCGCCTGAATCACGCTCGAAGATTTTCGAACGCTTCTACACCGCGGACCCGTCCCGTGCCCGAGAAAAGGGCGGTACCGGTTTGGGCATGGCCATCGCGCAATCCGTGGTCAAAGCACATCACGGCTTTATCTGCGCCACCGGCACCGATGGGGGAGGCCTGACCTTCACCGTGGTGCTGCCGATTGAGCAGATCGCCGCTCCTGAGCCCAAACAGTCCACCGGAAAAACCAAGGACGCCAAACAGAAGACTTCTTGGTTCAGCTCTGAGCGTAAGACTCAGGCGACTCAGCCCAAAGCGTGA